In Gemmatimonadales bacterium, a single window of DNA contains:
- a CDS encoding tetratricopeptide repeat protein: MGSPALPERDLAVLRSFARRIDPSDAGAHNNLGVLYYQKGLIPEAVAEFSRALELDPRMQVAQGNLEITYRASGYYDKRVAELRERLRREAGDREARWELARAYAALGHTDEAVAEFEALLAWHPDDIPALLQLGLAEKARGRVEVAEDWFRQAAEQDPDSPVALFYYGEALYNRGLNESALETLRQAVHRNPDYADAHYLLAFVLGDMGLHDDARASTKRAIALNPTLGRAQANLTIDSPEDGSVPGRQSLADSMRPALAEGGTLAHFNLGLAFRQKGYYPEALREYRMALDHGEDRRLTLQAMAEVHLLRRDLTSALELYDALVEEHADSPKSWNERGVCLHQAGRRDAARDSYERAISLDADYALAWNNLGVLLAHDPGTGEAEAAFRAAMQVRRDLAAPRLNLALLLFQLRRFQPALETYRAVLADHPTNAAAWNGIGLVLMELHRYADAKNAFARAVDAAPDYASAHYNLSFTLSQLGDFDGALRATKRALELEPYYIQQKFQLSIDLQYEDPLIAIVPEISADVTAADLGDSFVFDATLLEGIFEDLAPAVPAAPAPPAAEEAALSLARDYISKGLLELASAELTRAIGRGASRARVAVLLGDIFGKRGLHGEALERYREARSADPADVNALLGEVRSLLALNRPDEAVAGAEGLAQLAPNHVEALVACARVRLATGDPVRALDALREAQSRAPGRADLLQLQAGVSRRLGEREAALDAYQAALQLDSGLVQVWLELGTLEEERENWTGARLAFQRALNLLPTYSEAARALAKLLRRVDTPKTAMGPLITLLGADPWDLEALTLLGELLLEDGRPDKAIEAFERVLRFDPDAGAARLAYGAALVRVRRYREASDQWEAVVRADPGGALASAARNQLRSTRDLVHIFTAAAE, encoded by the coding sequence ATGGGCAGTCCGGCGCTGCCCGAACGGGACCTCGCGGTCCTGCGGTCGTTCGCCCGCCGCATTGACCCGTCCGATGCCGGGGCGCACAACAATCTGGGTGTGCTGTACTACCAGAAGGGCCTCATCCCCGAGGCCGTCGCCGAGTTCTCCCGCGCCCTCGAGCTCGATCCCCGCATGCAGGTGGCGCAGGGCAATCTCGAAATCACCTACCGTGCGAGCGGCTACTACGACAAGCGCGTTGCCGAATTGCGCGAGCGCCTCCGCCGTGAGGCGGGCGATCGCGAGGCCCGGTGGGAACTCGCGCGCGCCTACGCCGCACTGGGGCACACCGACGAAGCCGTGGCGGAGTTCGAGGCGCTGCTCGCCTGGCACCCCGACGACATTCCCGCCCTCCTCCAGCTCGGGCTCGCCGAGAAGGCCCGGGGGCGTGTCGAGGTGGCGGAGGACTGGTTTCGCCAGGCGGCGGAACAGGATCCGGACAGCCCGGTCGCGCTCTTCTACTATGGCGAGGCGCTCTACAATCGCGGGCTGAACGAGTCCGCGCTCGAGACGCTCCGGCAGGCAGTCCACCGCAATCCCGACTACGCCGACGCGCACTACCTGCTCGCCTTCGTCCTCGGGGACATGGGCCTGCACGATGACGCCCGTGCCTCCACGAAGCGGGCGATCGCGCTCAATCCCACCCTGGGTCGCGCCCAGGCCAACCTGACCATCGACAGTCCCGAGGATGGGTCGGTGCCGGGTCGACAGTCGCTCGCCGATTCGATGCGGCCGGCGCTCGCCGAAGGCGGGACGCTGGCGCACTTCAATCTCGGCCTCGCCTTTCGGCAGAAGGGCTACTACCCGGAAGCGTTGCGTGAGTACCGGATGGCGCTCGATCACGGCGAGGATCGCCGCCTCACCCTGCAGGCCATGGCGGAGGTGCACCTCCTCCGGCGGGACCTGACCAGCGCGCTGGAGTTGTACGATGCGCTCGTCGAGGAGCATGCCGACTCGCCCAAGAGCTGGAACGAACGCGGGGTCTGCCTGCACCAGGCCGGCCGGCGCGACGCCGCTCGCGACTCGTACGAGCGGGCCATCTCGCTCGACGCCGATTACGCCCTCGCCTGGAACAACCTCGGGGTCCTGCTGGCACACGACCCGGGCACCGGCGAGGCCGAGGCCGCGTTCCGTGCCGCGATGCAGGTGCGCCGCGACCTGGCGGCGCCGCGCCTGAACCTGGCCCTCCTCCTGTTCCAGTTGCGGCGCTTCCAGCCGGCCCTGGAGACGTATCGCGCCGTACTGGCTGATCATCCCACCAACGCCGCCGCGTGGAACGGCATCGGCCTGGTGCTGATGGAACTGCACCGGTACGCCGATGCCAAGAACGCGTTTGCGCGCGCGGTGGACGCCGCGCCGGACTACGCCTCCGCCCACTACAACCTGAGCTTTACCCTCAGCCAGCTGGGCGATTTCGACGGCGCGTTGCGCGCGACGAAGCGGGCCCTGGAGCTGGAGCCCTACTACATCCAGCAGAAGTTCCAGCTCTCCATCGACCTGCAGTACGAAGACCCGCTGATTGCAATCGTCCCCGAAATCAGCGCCGACGTGACCGCGGCCGACCTGGGCGATTCGTTCGTCTTCGACGCCACCCTCCTCGAGGGAATCTTCGAGGACCTGGCCCCCGCCGTCCCCGCCGCGCCGGCCCCGCCGGCGGCTGAGGAGGCCGCGCTCTCCCTGGCCCGCGACTACATCAGCAAGGGGCTCCTGGAACTGGCCTCCGCGGAACTGACCCGCGCCATCGGGCGCGGCGCCTCCCGGGCGCGCGTCGCGGTGCTGCTGGGTGACATCTTCGGCAAGCGGGGGCTTCACGGCGAGGCGCTCGAGCGATACCGCGAGGCGCGCAGCGCCGATCCCGCAGACGTGAACGCCCTGCTCGGTGAGGTGCGGTCGCTCCTGGCCCTCAACCGGCCGGACGAGGCGGTGGCAGGGGCGGAAGGGCTGGCCCAGTTGGCGCCGAATCACGTCGAGGCGCTGGTCGCCTGTGCCCGCGTGCGCCTCGCCACCGGGGACCCGGTGCGCGCCCTCGACGCGCTCCGCGAAGCCCAGTCGCGCGCGCCGGGCCGGGCCGACCTCCTGCAGCTGCAGGCCGGCGTCTCCCGCCGCCTCGGCGAGCGGGAAGCCGCGCTCGACGCGTACCAGGCGGCCCTGCAACTCGACAGCGGGCTCGTGCAGGTCTGGCTGGAGCTGGGAACACTGGAGGAGGAGCGGGAGAACTGGACCGGCGCCCGGCTCGCCTTCCAGCGCGCGCTCAACCTGCTGCCGACCTACTCCGAGGCGGCGCGGGCCCTCGCCAAGCTGCTCCGGCGGGTCGACACGCCGAAGACCGCGATGGGTCCGCTCATCACGCTGCTCGGCGCCGACCCGTGGGACCTCGAGGCGCTGACCCTCCTCGGCGAATTGCTGCTCGAGGACGGCCGCCCGGACAAGGCGATCGAAGCCTTCGAGCGCGTGTTGCGATTCGATCCGGATGCCGGCGCGGCGCGGCTCGCCTACGGTGCGGCGCTCGTCCGGGTGCGCCGGTACCGGGAGGCCTCCGATCAGTGGGAGGCGGTGGTGCGCGCCGACCCGGGCGGGGCGCTCGCCTCGGCCGCCCGAAACCAGCTCCGCTCGACGCGAGACCTGGTGCACATCTTCACCGCCGCGGCGGAGTAG
- a CDS encoding DUF4388 domain-containing protein, with protein MPIEGPLKELQIHDVFQLLDLGRKTGVLRVTSELRQNAGVVYFDAGGVIAAEIRSNPHQLGAMLVRTGKVHEDDVTRAAAIQRTRPGHRFGDILVEMGALPRKELERQIRAQVEEVIFELMSWSEGYFSFEDGPLPDALGEATIRIPTESLLMEAARRIDEWSRIEPKVPHLGVIPHFTGSPDDDGGQLDLLPFEWEVLAGIDGVTDVRSMAAQLGRSDFDVARTLFGLASAGVIAVSEPSALGQGAEAPVHDLAVLIAATEEALLLGEVARARFTAEEAVLAFPEDAAAHLLLGRVLLQEVRYDEAVLRLNQALHCEADMPAALRLVGLAEAGRAQFGPALEAWARWEALETRPDSERGREETVRRWRAAVTTLKDALGGRREH; from the coding sequence GTGCCGATCGAAGGACCGCTGAAGGAACTGCAGATCCACGACGTCTTCCAGTTGCTCGACCTGGGACGGAAGACGGGGGTCCTGCGCGTCACCTCGGAACTCCGACAGAACGCCGGCGTGGTGTATTTCGATGCGGGCGGGGTCATCGCCGCGGAAATCCGCAGCAACCCGCACCAGCTCGGCGCCATGCTGGTCCGGACCGGCAAGGTGCACGAGGACGATGTGACCCGGGCCGCGGCCATCCAGCGGACCCGCCCCGGGCACCGCTTCGGGGATATCCTGGTCGAAATGGGCGCGCTGCCGAGGAAGGAACTCGAGCGTCAGATCCGCGCCCAGGTCGAGGAAGTCATTTTCGAGCTGATGAGCTGGTCAGAGGGCTATTTTTCGTTCGAGGACGGCCCCCTCCCCGATGCGCTGGGGGAGGCGACGATCCGCATTCCGACCGAGTCCCTCCTGATGGAGGCGGCGCGGCGCATCGACGAGTGGTCCCGGATCGAGCCGAAGGTCCCGCACCTGGGCGTCATCCCGCACTTCACCGGGTCGCCGGACGATGACGGGGGACAACTGGACCTGCTCCCGTTCGAGTGGGAGGTGCTCGCCGGGATCGACGGCGTCACCGACGTCCGGTCCATGGCGGCCCAACTGGGGCGGTCCGATTTCGATGTGGCCCGGACCCTCTTCGGCCTGGCATCGGCGGGGGTCATCGCCGTCTCCGAGCCGAGCGCCCTCGGCCAGGGTGCCGAGGCCCCGGTGCACGACCTGGCCGTGCTCATCGCGGCAACCGAGGAGGCGCTGCTCCTCGGGGAGGTTGCGCGTGCCCGGTTCACCGCGGAAGAAGCGGTGCTCGCGTTCCCCGAGGATGCCGCCGCCCATCTGCTGCTCGGCCGCGTGCTGCTCCAGGAGGTGCGCTACGATGAGGCGGTGCTGCGGCTGAACCAGGCGCTTCACTGCGAGGCTGACATGCCCGCGGCGCTGCGGCTCGTCGGACTCGCCGAAGCGGGCCGGGCGCAGTTCGGCCCGGCGCTCGAAGCCTGGGCCCGTTGGGAAGCGCTGGAGACTCGGCCCGACAGTGAGCGGGGCCGGGAGGAGACGGTGCGCCGCTGGCGAGCCGCCGTGACAACCCTCAAGGATGCACTGGGAGGACGCCGTGAGCATTGA
- a CDS encoding tetratricopeptide repeat protein has protein sequence MSIEDIRVLTGQLAADPSSLVFLPLGEALRRRGQLDAAEKVAISGLTRYPELADAHDLLARILGDRGDLERAFDEWDIALRLDAGHAGAHKGIGFLYYVAGELPKALEHLELALAADPGAEGVAAAVARVREALASPSTGAAGPPSITPAEDAAPPPEASAAEVRKAVFEGLEGAQDGLLLLDAQGLRVGGGLSSPDGTPVGDAVAAHLAGVFRDAERAARLSLGAWSSVAAETSDANLFLCAPTPESLLLLVRDSSVPIGRLALQAERASEAARRWLEGAT, from the coding sequence GTGAGCATTGAAGACATTCGCGTCCTGACCGGGCAACTCGCGGCTGATCCCTCGAGCTTGGTCTTCCTTCCGCTCGGCGAGGCGCTGCGCCGGCGTGGCCAGCTGGATGCCGCGGAAAAGGTCGCCATTTCGGGTCTCACCCGGTATCCGGAGCTGGCGGACGCCCATGATCTCCTCGCCCGCATCCTCGGCGACCGGGGTGACCTGGAACGGGCCTTCGACGAGTGGGACATCGCCCTTCGCCTCGACGCCGGCCATGCAGGCGCCCATAAGGGCATCGGCTTCCTGTATTACGTGGCCGGCGAATTGCCCAAGGCACTGGAGCACCTCGAATTGGCATTGGCCGCCGACCCGGGCGCCGAAGGGGTCGCCGCGGCGGTGGCCCGGGTGCGCGAGGCACTGGCGTCGCCGAGTACGGGCGCCGCCGGCCCACCGTCCATCACCCCAGCGGAGGACGCCGCACCGCCTCCGGAAGCCAGCGCCGCCGAGGTCCGCAAGGCGGTGTTCGAGGGGCTGGAGGGGGCGCAGGATGGCCTGCTGCTCCTCGATGCCCAGGGGCTGCGGGTCGGCGGCGGACTCTCGTCGCCCGACGGCACGCCGGTCGGCGATGCGGTGGCGGCCCATCTCGCTGGCGTCTTCCGGGACGCCGAGCGCGCTGCCCGGCTCTCGCTCGGCGCGTGGAGCAGTGTCGCGGCCGAAACGTCGGACGCGAACCTCTTCCTCTGTGCGCCGACGCCAGAGTCGCTCCTCCTGCTCGTGCGCGACAGCAGCGTGCCCATTGGCCGGCTGGCGCTGCAGGCCGAACGGGCGTCCGAGGCGGCTCGTCGGTGGCTGGAGGGTGCCACATGA
- a CDS encoding roadblock/LC7 domain-containing protein encodes MNVDIVSALESITRVRGVRGAMIVSSEEGLVVAESSMEGIDGAAVAALTAGVLARLTRATEAAGRTAPAFVHLRAESGGLMAVPAQGDLLVVAVTDPEVNVGLVRLEMRRAAENVA; translated from the coding sequence ATGAACGTCGACATCGTCAGTGCCCTCGAGTCGATCACCCGGGTGCGGGGCGTCCGCGGTGCCATGATCGTCTCGTCCGAGGAAGGACTGGTCGTTGCGGAATCCTCCATGGAGGGCATCGACGGCGCGGCCGTGGCTGCCCTGACCGCCGGGGTTCTGGCACGACTGACACGTGCCACCGAGGCCGCCGGGCGCACAGCCCCGGCGTTCGTGCACCTCCGAGCCGAGAGCGGCGGGCTGATGGCAGTCCCCGCCCAGGGAGACCTGTTGGTGGTGGCGGTGACGGACCCCGAGGTGAACGTCGGCCTGGTCCGGCTGGAGATGCGGCGGGCCGCGGAGAACGTCGCCTGA
- a CDS encoding GTPase domain-containing protein, which translates to MSLVNFTTREITCKIVYYGPGRSGKTTNLQYIYGRVPEGRRGRMVSLATQSDRTLFFDFLPIDLGSISGFTTRFQLYTVPGQVYYNATRKLVLQGADGVVFVGDSQARRYDDNVESLQNLQENLLAQGVDIRQLPVVFQYNKQDLPRDLILSPDELDDALNFRGVRSFGADCLHGHGVFETLKGISELVLQRLAAGNTAA; encoded by the coding sequence ATGTCGCTCGTCAATTTCACGACGCGGGAAATCACCTGCAAGATCGTCTACTACGGGCCGGGACGGTCGGGCAAGACGACCAACCTGCAGTACATCTATGGGCGGGTACCGGAGGGGCGGCGCGGCCGGATGGTGTCCCTCGCGACCCAGTCCGACCGGACCCTCTTCTTCGATTTCCTTCCGATCGACCTCGGCAGCATCAGCGGGTTCACCACCAGGTTCCAGTTGTACACCGTTCCCGGGCAGGTCTACTACAACGCGACCCGCAAGCTGGTGCTGCAGGGTGCTGACGGCGTGGTGTTTGTCGGCGACAGCCAGGCGCGGCGGTACGACGACAACGTCGAGAGCCTCCAGAACCTGCAGGAAAACCTCCTGGCGCAGGGCGTGGACATCCGGCAGTTGCCCGTGGTCTTCCAGTACAACAAGCAGGACCTTCCCCGCGACCTGATCCTCAGCCCCGACGAGCTCGACGACGCCCTCAACTTCCGCGGCGTCCGCAGCTTCGGGGCCGACTGCCTGCACGGACACGGGGTGTTCGAGACGCTGAAGGGAATCTCCGAGCTGGTGCTCCAGCGCCTGGCGGCGGGGAACACGGCCGCATGA